A segment of the Patescibacteria group bacterium genome:
GCGAAATCCTGAAGTGCGAGAAGAAATGAAACGAATTTTGGATTTTTGGATGCATCGAGGGGTAGATGGCTTCCGTGTGGATGCAATCAGTCACTTCATCGAAGATGCCGAATTTAGAGACAATCCATTAAATGAATCTTATCGAGAAGGAAAAGATCATCCGTATTCAAAGTATCTTCATAAATACAGTAAGGATCAACCAGAGCTTAAAGAAGTAGTAGAACTTTTGTGTGACACGCTTGATAACCATGAAGAAAAATTTGTAGTGAGTGAAGCTCATCTTGGCGTGAAGGATCTTGTAAATGTGTACAAATATTCTCAAAAGAAAATTCATGCGCCATTCAATTTCAATCTCATCAACATGAGATGGAGTGCGCATGCATACAAAAAGTTTATTGATTCATTTGATGCATTGCTTGGTGAAGATGAAATTCCAACATATGTATTGGGCAATCACGATCAGCCACGATTAGCCTCACGTGTTGATTCTAAACGGGCACGAACACTTGCAATGCTTTTACTTACCGTGAAAGGCATGCCCTTTATTTACTATGGTGAAGAGCTTGGTCTTAAGAGTGTAAAAATTCCACAGCATAAATTGAAAGATGCGTTTTCAATTCAAACAAGTAAGAAGCATTCAAGTCGTGATCCTGAGCGAACCCCAATGCAATGGAATGAAGAAAAGTATGCTGGATTTTCATATGCCGAACCTTGGTTACCTCTTTCTCGAACATATAAAGAAAACAATGTAGAAAAACAACAAAAAGATTCAACTTCAATGTTTAGTCTCTACAGTAAACTTATACACTTTAGGAATAATTCTCAAGCATTAATCGAAGGCAGCTATAAGTCTTTGTCTACAGTATCAAAGAAAGTTTATGCATACATACGTGAATATAAAGATGAAAAGATATTGACAATACTTAACTTTTCGAAAGATTCTGTAACTGAATCATTTGATTTCTCAAAAGCTGAAATTATTTGTTCAACGTATATGGATACAAAGAAAAAGCAAAAGTTAGATGGGGAAGGACTCACCTTACGTCCATACGAAGGATACATCATAAAGATTTCGTAATTATGATTGAGGAAAAAATTACTTTCGCTTAAACATTTTATCAAGTTCGTTCATGCTCACTTCAATATGAGTAGGACGGCCGTGTGGACAGGTGTATCCGGCTGGGCATGCCAATAATTTCTCAAGTAATCTTTTGCGCTCGTCAGGTGCAAGGGGATCTCCTGCTTTTACTGCAGTTCGACACGCCATAAATGCTAATGTCCTTTCTGTTGTTCTATCAAGCTTTGATCCTGAATTTCTCCCTTCACGCATATCATTAATAAATTCAGAGATTAGTTCTTTATAATTTCTATCTTTAAATACGTCAGGAACTGCACAAAGCTTAAATGTATTTACACCAAACAAACTAATATCAAAACCAAGCTTTTGGAGTGTCTCAGCATGCTCATCTAAAATTATAGAATCAGAAGCTGGAAGGTTTATAAGTAGTGATTCAGGTAATTCAAACACAGCTCCCGTTGCATGTGAATTTCTAAATGCTTCTTTAAACTGCTCAAATAAAATACGTTCGTGCGCTGCATGTTGATCTACAAGTAAAATGCCATCAGCTGTTGGCGCTACTAAATATAAATTGTGAAGCTGAGAAATCTCCTGCATATTTTCAGGCTTTAGATTCCATGGAGTTACCATATCTTTAAGCATGTCGGCAGTAGATCCATCCATGCCTCGTTCTTTCATAAAATCACTACTTATTTTTTTATAGGTTATATTATTATTTTTGAGTGTAGTTACAACAGCTTCTTCGCACAATTCTAAGATATTCTTTGGATAGGCAAAAGCAACTTCTTCTTTTCGAGGATGAACATTTACATCAACACTTTCATAGGGAAGCTCAAGAGATACTACAAACACCGCATGGGTTCGTGGCTCAATGAGGGATCCAAAACTTTCTGTCACTGTGCGTGAGATAGGAAGGTGAGTAATACTTCTATTATTTACAAATAGATATTGGTGAGCTCGTGAAGATCCTGCAAGTTGGGGTTTACCAATGAAGCCATTTAGTCTTCCATACTGAGATTCATGAGTAATTGGCATCATCTGCATTCCAATATCATCACCTAATAATGCATGAATCCGTTCTTGTAGATTTTGTTCTTTTGGAACATTTACAATAACGTTCCCATCGTGCTCAAGGATGAAGCCAACTCGAGGAAATGATAAAGCGATTGTGGTAATAGCATCTACTATGTGACGTAGCTCGGTACGGCTATCTTTCACAAATTTTTTTCGTGCTGGAATTGTTGAGAATAAATCTTTAATTTCTATTTCAGTTCCTACTGGGATTCCAGCAGAGCTAAGTGTTGGCTCTTGAAAGGGAATTAGCTCAACCATGTATCCATGCTCAGCATCTGTTTTTCTGCTTTTTATAGTCATGTGAGACACAGCAGCAATACTTGAAAGTGCTTCACCTCGAAAACCAAATGATTGAATAGTATCCAAATCTTTTTCAGTAGTTATTTTACTAGTTGTATGAGGCAGAAAACATATTTCCAAATCTTCTTTGCTCATGCCTTTGCCATCATCTTTTACAACAATCTTTTTTAATCCGCCTTGTTCTAAGATTATTTGAATATATGTTGCACCTGCATCAAGAGAATTTTCAACTAGTTCTTTAATAGCGGATGCAGGACGATCAACTACTTCACCAGCAGCAATCTTTGAAACAATATGATGGGGAAGGTGATTGATAGTTTTCATGAAGTAGAATCATTATAATATAACAAAAGTTGCTATATAAAATTTAAGTTAGCTTTTTTATTACAATACTATCCTGATTTGTTTCATCAAATGTCTTCAAAAGTTCAGTAGCACGAGATGTAACATTTTGTGGAATCCCCGCAAGCTTTGCAACTGCAATAGCATAACTTCCATGCGCGCCTCCTCTTGTTAATCTATATAAAAATACCGGATTAGAATTTGATTCCTCAATTGCCATGTGATAGTTTTTTATCTTTTCAGGATAGTGAGATTCCAGTTGTTGGAGCTCGTGATAGTGTGTTGCAAAAAGAGTTTTTGCAGATTTATTATTCTGAGTTACCAAATATTCTGCAACAGCCCAGGCAATACTGATTCCGTCATAAGTGCTTGTACCTCTTCCAATTTCATCCATAATAATTAAGCTATCTTGAGTGGCATGATGAAGGATATATGCAGTCTCAACCATCTCCACCATAAATGTAGAAAGTCCTCGGCCGATACTATCTGCAGCACCAGAACGTACA
Coding sequences within it:
- a CDS encoding alpha-amylase family glycosyl hydrolase, which codes for MEKKVPWYKNSVVYQIYPWSFKDSNGDGIGDIQGIIEKLDYLNDGTEKSLGVGAIWLSPIYKSPMKDYGYDISDFYAIDSRFGTMEDFYDMTVEAHRRGIRVIMDFVTSHTSSEHPWFTESRSSKNNPKRDWYVWRNPKPDGSPPNNWISVFGGPAWTYDEFTGQYYLHHFLKDQPDLNWRNPEVREEMKRILDFWMHRGVDGFRVDAISHFIEDAEFRDNPLNESYREGKDHPYSKYLHKYSKDQPELKEVVELLCDTLDNHEEKFVVSEAHLGVKDLVNVYKYSQKKIHAPFNFNLINMRWSAHAYKKFIDSFDALLGEDEIPTYVLGNHDQPRLASRVDSKRARTLAMLLLTVKGMPFIYYGEELGLKSVKIPQHKLKDAFSIQTSKKHSSRDPERTPMQWNEEKYAGFSYAEPWLPLSRTYKENNVEKQQKDSTSMFSLYSKLIHFRNNSQALIEGSYKSLSTVSKKVYAYIREYKDEKILTILNFSKDSVTESFDFSKAEIICSTYMDTKKKQKLDGEGLTLRPYEGYIIKIS
- the mutL gene encoding DNA mismatch repair endonuclease MutL, translated to MKTINHLPHHIVSKIAAGEVVDRPASAIKELVENSLDAGATYIQIILEQGGLKKIVVKDDGKGMSKEDLEICFLPHTTSKITTEKDLDTIQSFGFRGEALSSIAAVSHMTIKSRKTDAEHGYMVELIPFQEPTLSSAGIPVGTEIEIKDLFSTIPARKKFVKDSRTELRHIVDAITTIALSFPRVGFILEHDGNVIVNVPKEQNLQERIHALLGDDIGMQMMPITHESQYGRLNGFIGKPQLAGSSRAHQYLFVNNRSITHLPISRTVTESFGSLIEPRTHAVFVVSLELPYESVDVNVHPRKEEVAFAYPKNILELCEEAVVTTLKNNNITYKKISSDFMKERGMDGSTADMLKDMVTPWNLKPENMQEISQLHNLYLVAPTADGILLVDQHAAHERILFEQFKEAFRNSHATGAVFELPESLLINLPASDSIILDEHAETLQKLGFDISLFGVNTFKLCAVPDVFKDRNYKELISEFINDMREGRNSGSKLDRTTERTLAFMACRTAVKAGDPLAPDERKRLLEKLLACPAGYTCPHGRPTHIEVSMNELDKMFKRK